One genomic window of Actinoalloteichus hoggarensis includes the following:
- a CDS encoding PH domain-containing protein, which produces MTDLSVSNGAAAALVPPPDREEIWLQPPRHRIERRSVGWWLVRGALTVAVVVGALVAAYVLAEPARPWVGPVLIGASVLGVAHLAVVPLWRYAVHRWEATEEAVYVRSGWFVREWRVAPISRIQTVDTVRGPLQQLFGLATVAVTTASAHGAIYLVGLDHRVAADLTTELTRITQATPGDAT; this is translated from the coding sequence ATGACCGACCTGTCCGTGTCGAACGGAGCCGCCGCGGCTCTCGTACCGCCGCCCGACCGGGAGGAGATCTGGTTGCAGCCGCCGCGCCACCGGATCGAGCGCCGGTCCGTCGGCTGGTGGCTGGTTCGAGGAGCGCTGACCGTGGCGGTGGTCGTCGGGGCGCTCGTCGCCGCCTACGTGCTCGCCGAGCCCGCCCGGCCGTGGGTCGGCCCGGTGCTGATCGGTGCCTCGGTGCTCGGTGTCGCCCATCTGGCCGTCGTCCCGCTGTGGCGCTACGCGGTCCATCGCTGGGAGGCGACCGAGGAGGCCGTCTACGTCCGGAGCGGCTGGTTCGTCCGGGAGTGGCGGGTGGCCCCGATCTCGCGCATTCAGACCGTCGACACGGTGCGGGGGCCGCTGCAACAGCTCTTCGGGCTGGCCACCGTCGCGGTGACCACCGCGTCCGCCCACGGCGCGATCTACCTCGTCGGGCTCGACCATCGGGTCGCGGCCGACCTGACCACCGAACTGACCAGGATCACCCAGGCCACCCCCGGAGACGCGACATGA
- a CDS encoding TetR/AcrR family transcriptional regulator, whose translation MPSGIEGDDQKSRSFIERARREQILHAAIDTIAEVGLARASLARIAAHAGISAGLISYHFAGRDDLIAHVVRSVNEGMDQALTERMEAAEDYQGVLRALITGFVRYCADHRTEMYALREIDVATRSEVNEGRATAGREQLTGGITELLREGIREGEFRDFSVRVLALMLTAALEAVPQELYSHPETDADAYADELATAFVLAVRSTQPEENS comes from the coding sequence ATGCCATCAGGAATTGAGGGGGACGACCAGAAATCCCGCTCGTTCATCGAGCGCGCCCGGCGGGAGCAGATCCTGCACGCGGCGATCGACACCATCGCCGAGGTCGGGCTGGCCAGGGCCTCGCTGGCTCGTATCGCCGCGCACGCCGGGATCAGCGCCGGCCTGATCTCGTATCACTTCGCAGGCAGGGACGACCTGATCGCGCACGTGGTGCGCAGCGTGAACGAGGGGATGGACCAGGCGCTCACCGAGCGGATGGAGGCCGCCGAGGACTATCAAGGCGTGCTCCGGGCCTTGATCACCGGATTCGTCCGCTACTGCGCGGACCACCGCACCGAGATGTACGCGCTGCGGGAGATCGACGTCGCGACGCGCAGCGAGGTGAACGAAGGACGCGCCACCGCCGGACGGGAGCAGCTCACCGGGGGCATCACCGAACTGCTGCGCGAAGGCATCCGGGAGGGCGAGTTCCGCGACTTCTCGGTGCGTGTGCTGGCGCTGATGCTGACCGCCGCGCTGGAGGCCGTCCCGCAGGAGTTGTACTCCCACCCCGAGACCGATGCGGACGCCTACGCCGACGAGCTCGCCACGGCGTTCGTGCTCGCCGTCCGCTCCACACAGCCCGAGGAGAATTCATGA